The window CTACCTAATAATAAAGAGTTATTGCTTGTGGCGGTACGTCACCGAAATTGCCCCCAAAGTTACAAAATATTACCCAACGCTGCCATCTATAAGTGATAAAAAAAACATTTCACACAAGGGAATCACTGCGCTGTGTGCGCTGGGAGAAGACACAATGTGCCTGTTTGGGCCGAACCATGTCCGGGCGGCCTGTTTTCTAAATTTTGCTTTCCTTTTCCGTATTCATTTTtttctacttcaaataatttggGCTTAAAAAGAGTTTCCAAAATTAAGAAAAAACTGTGAATTTTGAAATAATCTTTTAATAATTCATAAATATTTTTTGATTCAGACAATGTTCGTGATttataaaaaatgttcacatataCAAAAAGTTTTCGCAATTTTGAAAACAAATGGTTGGGAAATCCAAAAATATTTATGATTTTATTGAAAGTtcgtgtattaaaaaatgtttatgaaattgaaaaaaattcgccaattcaaaaaatgttcatgaattgaaAATTATCCTGAAAATTAAAAAACTGTTCATGGCTTACAAAATAGTTTATTGGTTCATAAAATGTTCGCATATTCAAAATTGATCACGCGTTTTGAAAAATGGCCGTTAAATCAAAAAAATCGTGAATTTCAATAATTGTCCCATCAATTTGCAAAAACAAATGTTCGATGATTCTAGAAATGTTTCCCTATTCAGGAAAAATGTTTTTTCAAATGTTCAGAATTTTAAAATAATGTTTGAAAATAGTACAAAATGTCCATGAATTTATTTTTTTCATGATTTTAGAAAATGTGCGAAAATCTGTAAAGATGTtcataaatttaaaaaaaatcacgaGTTTAGTTTATTTCATGATTTTTAAAAAAATTTCACAATTTTACGAAAATGGACTGATAGTGTATCTCGGTCATGCAGCAAAATATGGTCATGGCCATTGGAAATTATGtttttttttctcccgttgcaacacaCGGGCCGTTTTGCTAGTGAAAAAGTGAAAACCAATTGTTTTATATTGTGAACAGTCCATGCATTGTTCACTGTTTTCCGTGTCAGAGATTTATCTTTTTTCTTTAGCTAACGAACCAATGTATTTCGTCATGAATTGCAAGCATGCAGTATACATCCGGATTATACCATGCTCGGGCTCCAAAACGAATTATATCGCCCCTTTTTTCTAAGAAAGAAAGAAAGGTTAACCCGCCATCTGCATTTTTTTAAGATGAACCTGGCCTCTGCATCGTGAGATGGGCACATCCATGTATTGCTTTTTTTAGAAGAGAGAATGGAAGAAAAGGAGAATTGTCTTGGTGAAAAGATGATCTCTCAGCATGTCGGAGAAGAATTTTTCCTCCATTACAATAGATGTCACAACTAAATATTCTTTGCTAGAGATAATGCCCTTAGATAATTCATTTTATAGCACGCTTCTTACCGTGAAAAAGCTCATAGATCCTAGCCTCCAAAGGTTTTTGAAACCAACATATCTAAGTTTATAATTTCCTAAAAGAAATTCTTCATGTGCACATAGTTGTGAACTACCTGTTTGTAAACTTCAATAAAACAATATATTCATTTGTACACTATAAAGACAGATATGTGGATATAAAATAGTCTAATATTCTTTTTTGAGGAAAAATAGTCTACTATATTTATCCGACTAAGCCTGCAAGTCAAACTATTTATCCGTGGCATATAGAGCACATAGATACTACTATATTTATCCGACTAAAAAAACTATATTCAACCTCAATTTTTTTAATAATGTTTGAAATTATAAGTAAGACGTCTTATTTATTTACAAATACCGGACTCGCTATAGCCTAAGGGCAGAATGTATGTTCTCATTTCTATTACCACCTCTAATCATATGGAAGGCTAAAGATAACATTGAGAAATTATCATGGCAACTGATTGTGTGTAGCACCTTAAGAGGCTGTCTAGAATGACTTTAAAATTAGTGTGGTCACTTGCAACCACTCGAATGAGGCCTAATTTGTGGAAGATATATATCCAAGTACAATTGCAGGACACAAGTTCTTATGTAAAAAATAATCATACTGAGGAAAAGGATAAAAAAACTGGAAGAGAAAAAACCCTTCACCTAGCTACAATGGCTAGTGTGATCTATAACATGGTAAAGGTACCATGCCCTATTTGTTTGATCATGTCCATGTATGTACATTACACTGGGATAGGGCCCATGCTACAGCCTCAGGCGATTCAACACCAACCAAAAACTTGACTTATCATCCTATCCATATTACAGTATGAAAAGACGATAAAAATTGCAGTGGCGATCGCATATGGCGCTCTCAAGCCCGGTATGTATGACCACAGTTTTGTTGATAATTTGCTGTTGTTGGTCTATCTTGCAGTTTGTGTGTGAAGAAACAGGTGCCGGCGTGCAACAGGTCATCCACAGGTAAGCTAATAGGCCGACCGGGTCGAGGCTGCTGACGAGACCCGTTCGGAGCTCCTCACGTTGTATTTCTCGTACACTTTCTCGCGGTTCTCGTTCCACCAATTTTCAGCTTGATGCTCCCCAAAGCGCCTTCGGCTGCAAACAGGAAATGTTCCCAAGAGGGGAGATGTCAATGTAACAGTGAGTGTAGCAGAAGCATAGGGCAGAATGTATAACACAACTCTCAGCTACGCACTGAAGCAAAAGTAATAATTAACGTGCTGGACAACATAACCGGGAGTTCTCATTTTCTGAGTGTCAAATGTGGGAAAAAAATGTGCTCTAGAATATGATAAGAAACTACAATTTGGTCGCATATCAACTTGTGGCCAATACCATATACTATATGCTGTCTGAACGGTAAGATTGTGTCCACTGACTAATCAAGCAACTAGCATTGCAGTCATTAGTGTTCCATGAGTTGTTTGTATGCGAAAAAAGAAAAGTCAATTTGGGAGAAGAAAGTAAACAGGACAGGAAAGAACTTAAATACCTGAAGCGAACCCTCTTCAGATCCCGAGTCCCGTCACGGAGGGTCGTGAGCGTTATGTAAACACCTGGTTCGTACTGTTCGATCCACTCAGCCTGTACTTGGTTGCTGGATATTGATATTGTTCCTCGAGGCTTGTATCCGTCCTCGCCATTTTGAAGGGACCTAGCATCTATGCTGACATTATCATCAGCTCTGCTACTTACAGACAGCATCTCATCACTATTGCTGTGGGCTCTTCGATGAGGACGATCCGACCCGTGAGGACTGGTAATTCTAAGGCTGTGAGTGCTGCCTTCACTATTTTCACTAATATTGCCTAGTAATTTGTGTTGATTTGAGATTCCCCCATTCAAATGTGGCGATCGTCCAGAGTTTGGACTTGGTGCATTGAGCAACTCATTCCTTGCTTGGTGAACCTTTCCATTCATGCTAGAGTAGGTAGCAACATGTGGCTCGATGCCGTTTGGAACATGTACTTGCTTTGCTTCATTGAAATCATAAGCTCCATGTTCTGGTGGTAACCTCTCAGCCATGTCCTTCAGCTACAAATTTCAGAAAAAAAACACTCAATAATGCATATTTAACAAATATTTCTGGTGAAAAGAGGTACCCTGTTCTGTTTGAAAGAAACCCAGATGATAGATCTGAGATGTAGAAACAGCAGGAAGCACACATTTGGATGGGGTGCTTACCTCCTTTCTTTTTTGTTTCTGTTCGCACATGCAGTTTTTAAGAAAGAAATGGATTTGATCACAATGCATCATTTTACTCTCTTTTCTTACAATGAGCTATCACAAGGCCATTTTGATGATGCATTTGGCTGAAAAGAACCTCCAATACTCATGCAAAAACTATACTGTGAAAAGCCTATCATGCATCTCTACTTTTCTCGGCGATGGAAGATTTCATATTGTAGGAGAAGCACAGTTGTATAAAAAAATGACTATCTATTGTAATGCATTATGGTTTACGTTGATCAGTTGGCCCAATACAACATGATAGAAACCAAGAGAGCTACAGCATTGAAAATTACCTGTGCCGTTAAAGATTTTATAACTTCCTTTGCAGCTTTGGATTTTGCAGACTCCTCTGCAACCAGTGTCATGGCCTCTTGTACTTTCTTGGCCGACTTATGCAGTTCAAGTTCATGATGGTCACAGCGATTTCTCAAGCTGTCAACCTACACAACATATAGAAGAAGTAGTCTAAATTTCTTGCGCACATACATACAGTGATTATTAACACCCAAGCAAATTTCTATCTGCTGAATAATAAAGAAAATGAAGTAGATACCTGTGCACGCAGCCTCTCAACTTCCTGGCTTAAGAGCTCATTTGCTTTCACCAGATTATCGGTGGCACtttttgagagagagagaccatGAGTTGTTGGAACTGGTGTTGTAGAACGTGGTGGGCTAGACCTGCGAGAGAAAGGGGAAACGGCTCTTGAACTGGTTACTGACCGGGCCGCCGGTGTTCGCGCTGCTCTCGGAACCGCTGGTCTGTTGAGATCCACGGCACCAGAGAAAGCGATATCTCTCAACTGCAGCAGCGAGCTAACTTGAGGATTCCGGAGAAATGACAGCGCGTCAGTCTTCTTCCCCTGTTTTGCTGCCTTGCTGTCCAGACTTCTAATCATGTCCATATTACTAGAGAGGACGGATCTTCCTACTCTAGCTTCTCCATTGGTTTCACCTGGTGCAAGGTCTTTCTTATTACTAGCTGAAGAAGTAGAGGCATTCTTTAACTTGGAGTAGCAGGAATCACAGACGCGGTGAAGTTTCCCGGGATTCGGAGCCAACGCCGCTCTCAACGCCTTTCGTGAGGTGCATGCATTACAGTGGACAAGCCCACAGTTATAGCAGTTATGCCTCTTTCGGGTAAACCCGAATGGCTGCCGACATGAGGAGCACTGGGACTGATCGGCTCCAGAGACCCATTTGTGCAGGCATATGGCAGCAGTGAAGTTTGCACCACAGGCTATGTGCCTAACAGCTCTGTCTCTCAATGCCTCGACCGGTGTGGGCACCTTCCGGTCCTCTATATCTCCATGGCCCAATCTCCCATTAGCTCCTTTGCCCCATGTAAAAACCTCACTTCTACTTGTCAAAACCGCAACATGGTAGGAACCACAAGCGATCTGGAGAACATGCTCACTCGCAATCTTATCTTCAACCAAACATGGCCTCCCATCTGAATTCAGATTCCCGAGCTGGCCATAAACAGAATTGCCCATGGTCCACACTTTGCCAGAAGTTGTCAAGCCTACGGTAAGACTGTGGCCACATGCGACCCTGTAAAAATCATAATCAATAAGGGAAGCCACACAGGTAGGCTTGAGCCGTGCCTCCTTATCACCGTGACCGAGTCGATGCTTGTCGCCATCTCCCCATGTGAATAGCTTCCCGGCAGACACGGTTGCGCTGGACTGAGTGACAATAACCTCTACAATGGCTGCAGTGTGCCACACACCGCATGCAACTGCAATGGTTTTCAGCCCAGACAGTGACTCTACCTCCCTTGGACATGAAATGCTCTTCAGATCTCCATGGCCTAACACCCCAAATGAACCATCTCCAAAGGTGAACAGTTGACCCATCGATGTAATCAAGGCTGTATGCCAGGTCCCGCAGGAAACATAAGCAATTTGGAGACCTTCCAGTGGTCCAGAAATCCTCCTGGGTATCCAGTGTCCTACATCAGTGCCATGCCCTAGAAGTCCAACATTGTGAGTTCCATCGCCCCAGGTATAAAGCTCGCCCGTTGTTGTCACAGCACAGGTATGAAACTCCCCACAGGCAACAAAATCTATGTTGCAAGCTGCTAAAGACTCGACGAGACGAGGGTGCACAGAATCTTCCCGTGTTCCATGGCCAAGGCGGCCTCCAGAATCTTCACCCCATGTAAAAACTTCTCCATTTCTTGTGACCAACGAGGCATGCCTGACCCCACAATCCACATGGTACACATCAAGGACTAAATTGGACTCCAACGGCTTTGGGAGGAGGAAATCAGTCTTCCCAGTTGATCTGACTACAGTGTCGGAACTGGTTCGTGCAGAGTTGTCACAAACAACTTCACCCCACACATAAACATCACCTAAAGAGTCACAGTCATCTTGTGCAGAACCATGGCTGGATGTGCTAGGGGCACTAGAAATGCTTGCTCTAAGAACATCCAATGGTGGCCCCTTTGTGTACATATTTGTCACACCTGATGTCCAAGTAACTACAAAGCGATGAGGATACTACCAATATACAGATACACCACCAACTGCCATGATAGTATCGTGTAGAATACCAATGCTGCTGGAGCTATAAGCCAGAATAAGGTGGATATCTCAAACACCTGCACATAATTAACAGCAAGTGTAAAGTCATTGTAGTGAACCAGACTGGAACAAAAATAAAACTTCATGAAAGAGAGAAAAGAAGCAAAAGTATGTGCAGATAGCAGGTTATGAGATGCCACATAACAGTAGCATGGAAAGCACATAGTACAAACTATATTCAGTGGAGGTAAGGAATTCAAGACAATGTCTCATGCAAATAATAGTAACCATGATGGCAGGGAGGATCAAAAAGCAGGGCAGGTTTGCAAAGTCTTTTATTGAAAAGAATGAACTAGTATTTCACTGGATGTGAGAACAAGTTCCCTGTATTCAGTGTAATTGTGATCCTTTATGGAAAAAAGGACAATAACTTCAGGTAACATTTTCTAACATTAGGAGAATCCCAATTGTACATCAGAACAGAATAGTTCTGCTGGTAACTTGAAAATGCAGTGTTACAGAAAATGCTGTGTAATCATTCTCCTGTATAATTTGGGGCCTCGTCATTCTcaccaaaaaaaaaaaaaaagcagAACTAGTATTACAAAAAAGCAGACCAGCTTTCCTAAGTCTTATATTGAAAAGAACGAACTAGTATTTCACAGGATGTCGGAACAAGTTTGCGGTATACAGTATAATTTTGACCCTTCAGGAGAAAAAAAAAGGACAATAACTTCAGGTAACATTTTGTAAAATTAGGTGAACCCCCACTGTACAACAGAATAGAATAGTTCACAAGTTTTTTTTTCCCGGGATAAAATCGAAATCTATACTGCATCATGAATCATCGCTAACGCTAACTGCGTGCTTCCAAATCTGTACCGCATCACTGAACCATAATTTCACAACCCTGCGGGGGTTGGCAGTAAACATTACCCCTACATTTCTGACAAAATCGTCGAGTTGTATCCTCAATTGGAGAACTTACATCCTACATTAGACAACAAAACCTTTTGCTCCTATACTACCAGATCAAATTACAGAAAAAGCAGGGCAGGTCCGATAAGTTCTATATTGAGAAAACCGAACTAGTATTTCACCCGATGTGGGAACAAGTTTGCTGTATTCAGTGTAACTTTGATCCTTCAGGGGGGGAAGGGACAGTAACATTTTCTAAAAATGGGAGGGAGAACCCCAATTGTACATCAGAACAAAACaggataaaatcaaatattttttCCCTCCAGGACAAAATCAAATTTTGTACTGTATCATGAATCATCGCTAAACACTAACTAATCGCCTACATAGCCATATAATTTCATAAGTATCTGTTCTCTGCCTTCCCCACAGGCTTGGGAGTAACCTTACCCCCAATTTTCTGACAGATTGTATCCTCAATTGGAGCACTTTGCTCCAACATTACACCACACAAAATCTATTGCTCCTACATTACCGGACCGAATCGGCATCAGGTGGCACAGGCTACCTGAATCCCAAGAATCAGCAACAAAAAATCCTCAAGAACTACCAACGGGGGGTAAAACAGCCACCTTTGCTGCCGCAGAGCAAAGGCCCAGAACCAACCTCCCAAATCCGCATACAGAGCACAAATTTGTGCAGGAAGGCGGAAGATTTGCTCACCGGAGCCCCGCGGGGAAGACGAAGCAACCGCGCCCCGCGCGCCGCAGAAGAAAGAAACCGCCCCTCCTCCTCACCTCCTCCGCCTAGATCCGCCCAGCCGCAGCGCCGCCGTACACGGAACAGATTCGCCGGCCGCCGTACGCCGCCGGCGGCTGGAGAGTCGATGCGCTACCACCACACTCCCTCTTTTCTCTCTCACTCctccttctctctctccctctctctttctctctctgaccagtacaagaagtactGAAACACACGGGTGACCGCCCTCACACTCCTCGTCCCGACCCTTTCTTTCTCCTTTCGGGTGGGGGGCGCTCTGCTCCGGATCCCCCGGcggcggtgcggcggcggcggtggcctgCCTAGTtagtcgccgtcatcatcatcaccccACCCACGCACACACGCGCGCACATGCGCctcttgtgttcttgctttggacTCTTCACTCCACTCCACTCACTCTGCCTGCCTAAGCTCGCTTGTTTTCTAAGCCACCCTCTGCTTAGTAGTTAACCACCTCTCTCAATGCTGCCACCATTGCCAGTGGAAAAGTAACCCAACCAGCTGGGCCTGCTTTGGCATGTTCCTTGTGGCTTTCTTTAATCACAATCACACTGCTGTGCTATGTGTTTAGTTTCTATTGGGATCTGGATCCTCTTGTTCTTGCCACCATTCCTCTCATCTACTAGTTATGTGCTCTTTTTTGTCTTCAGAAGAGAAATTGATTGTTTCGTGTATGAGTATCGCCGCCGAAAAAGATCGGTGTGTTGATAATGTGGTTTTCTTTTGTCTCGGAGAGAGAAAAATCATCTCGCATAACTCCGCGGAAAATTTGATGTGTCGATGAAGTGGTGGTTTAGGTGGGTGATTTGGTCATTTGGTTGGTTTTTATCAGGCTTGGTTTGCTGCTGTTCAATTATGGCCCGCTAAACATATTTTATACTCTTGTCACACTTTAGCTGAATCCTAATTTATCCGTTTCTTCTTTTTTCAGGCACAATATCTCATATACATATCCTGGTGTATTATTGGCTTATTGCTATCCCTTGTAAAGAAAACGCATTGCCCAACCAAAAAGAAATATACTACCAGTACTTGACAGAATGTGTTGATGATGCTACAATACATGTGTTTTGGCGCTAGTGGGGTGATTTGGTCATTTGGCTGGGCAGGATTAATGAATGGTGGTGCTGCTTTTGAGAAGATCGCTAGATTAATAGAATCTAGGTTGGAAAATGCAGGGCAAAAACCAGTATAAAATCTTGTAAGCAACTTGATGCTGCTAGTAGTAATATATTGACATGAGCAGCTAGATTGTTGTACCAAAATCAGCAAAGAGATCAGGAGGGCTCTGCTTCCATAAGAAGCCTTTTTCTTGGAGGCAGCAACCACCACCTGTCCTGTCCCCCCCGTATAGATGCAAGAGAATGTCTGCAGCGACGACTTTGTTATTAGGGATACAATGTGGAGTACTAACACAAGATCATCTAGAAATTGAGACCAGATAAGCTTTGCTGCAAATTTAATCAATCAGTTAATGGAGGCTGTGCGTCGGTCAGTGCATCCATGTGTAGGTGTGCTGTCCTGGATCGATGCATTTAAGATGGTTGATCCAAGAGGGGGCACAAGATCTGTCTGAAATATGTATGGAACACCACCATCTTGAATTGTCACTACTTCACTTCATGTGTGGCCAGTGAACATTGAATGTGCTGCTGCTGGTACGTGTGGTAGTATGTTGGAGTGGAGCTCACATATGAGGCATGACTCACCATAAATTTGAATTTGAGGAGTACTGTCCACTGTGTAACATGTGTGGACATGTATGGAACACATGTCTTGAATTTGTCTGAAATATGTATAGAACACCACCATCTTGAATTTCATGATTTTtatttcttcctttgaaaaaGAGGCCGGTTTTTTAGGTTTGAGCAGGGGAAAGTTTTTTGAGGTTTGAGGTTTGAGCAGGGGTTTACAAGGCCCGTCTTGGAAACACTGGTACCAAGACAAAAGCGAGAAAGCAGAGGATTGATACTGATTTTTTATTTGATGCAGAAAGATGCTAGAAGCGAGGGGGGAAAGGCCCGCACGCATGCCAAGGAATTAATGTTGATTTGGAAAGCAAGAGAAATGGAGTAAAAAAAAAGCCGGCATGATTAAGATAGAGGAAAGCGTACATTTCTATTCGTTGTTCTGAATTTGGGAGGTTTGGGAAGTGGCCTAATAAACACGAAGCGGAGGGAGCATcatattttatttgttattttggACACTAGTTCTCTCCGAATGACCATTATATTGCTCTCTAACTGTGCTTTAGTAAAATGTTCAAAATCTAATTCAGTAAGGAATTTTTTACTGGACAAATCTAGTCTTGTTAGTAATAACATTTGGACATATTA is drawn from Aegilops tauschii subsp. strangulata cultivar AL8/78 chromosome 1, Aet v6.0, whole genome shotgun sequence and contains these coding sequences:
- the LOC109747999 gene encoding PH, RCC1 and FYVE domains-containing protein 1; amino-acid sequence: MYTKGPPLDVLRASISSAPSTSSHGSAQDDCDSLGDVYVWGEVVCDNSARTSSDTVVRSTGKTDFLLPKPLESNLVLDVYHVDCGVRHASLVTRNGEVFTWGEDSGGRLGHGTREDSVHPRLVESLAACNIDFVACGEFHTCAVTTTGELYTWGDGTHNVGLLGHGTDVGHWIPRRISGPLEGLQIAYVSCGTWHTALITSMGQLFTFGDGSFGVLGHGDLKSISCPREVESLSGLKTIAVACGVWHTAAIVEVIVTQSSATVSAGKLFTWGDGDKHRLGHGDKEARLKPTCVASLIDYDFYRVACGHSLTVGLTTSGKVWTMGNSVYGQLGNLNSDGRPCLVEDKIASEHVLQIACGSYHVAVLTSRSEVFTWGKGANGRLGHGDIEDRKVPTPVEALRDRAVRHIACGANFTAAICLHKWVSGADQSQCSSCRQPFGFTRKRHNCYNCGLVHCNACTSRKALRAALAPNPGKLHRVCDSCYSKLKNASTSSASNKKDLAPGETNGEARVGRSVLSSNMDMIRSLDSKAAKQGKKTDALSFLRNPQVSSLLQLRDIAFSGAVDLNRPAVPRAARTPAARSVTSSRAVSPFSRRSSPPRSTTPVPTTHGLSLSKSATDNLVKANELLSQEVERLRAQVDSLRNRCDHHELELHKSAKKVQEAMTLVAEESAKSKAAKEVIKSLTAQLKDMAERLPPEHGAYDFNEAKQVHVPNGIEPHVATYSSMNGKVHQARNELLNAPSPNSGRSPHLNGGISNQHKLLGNISENSEGSTHSLRITSPHGSDRPHRRAHSNSDEMLSVSSRADDNVSIDARSLQNGEDGYKPRGTISISSNQVQAEWIEQYEPGVYITLTTLRDGTRDLKRVRFSRRRFGEHQAENWWNENREKVYEKYNVRSSERVSSAASTRSAY